Proteins from a single region of Xenopus laevis strain J_2021 chromosome 9_10S, Xenopus_laevis_v10.1, whole genome shotgun sequence:
- the LOC121398921 gene encoding uncharacterized protein LOC121398921 isoform X1, giving the protein MGRLGRIMMAYKHVVGIFSRDTRDAFDWLDRFLLTIPGVNDVRTIHITNTNYIEVMEEAYKCTFAILYHSKNRGRINVADVTDALYDKELDDLSRCLGRDRVIVVIDDVEDSCLEAKNNILQKQPSIGRLTIELYLFGDQDKNYQGEASNFTGNKLVHMKRLISGKINKDHRPETSVNMDNYVPYTDKSRKNIIGFLKNYGVMIFGIIVVLVIVAVVISCNRYTENWTTTAGYPTTSNMPTTWHPESSLPKTTHHPTNFTSVDTTPNPGNGT; this is encoded by the exons ATGGGCAGAC TAGGCAGAATAATGATGGCATACAAGCATGTGGTCGGCATCTTTTCACGAGATACTCGGGATGCGTTTGATTGGCTAGACCGTTTCCTCCTGACCATACCTGGAGTGAATGACGTTCGAACTATACATATCACCAACACCAACTATATAGAGGTTATGGAGGAGGCCTATAAGTGCACCTTTGCCATCCTGTACCATTCCAAGAACAGAGGAAGGATAAATGTAGCCGACGTGACAGACGCTCTCTATGACAAAGAACTGGACGATTTGTCTCGTTGTCTAG GAAGAGATAGGGTCATTGTAGTGATAGATGATGTGGAGGACAGCTGTTTGGAGGCCAAGAACAATATCCTGCAGAAGCAGCCGAGCATTGGGAGACTGACCATAGAACTCTACCTCTTCGGTGACCAGGACAAGAATTATCAAGGAGAAGCATCAAATTTCACTGGAAACAAATTGGTTCATATGAAGAGGTTAATAAGTGGGAAAATCAACAAGGACCATCGTCCTGAAACCTCAG TAAACATGGACAACTATGTCCCGTATACC GACAAATCAAGAAAAAACATTATTGGCTTTTTAAAG AACTATGGAGTAATGATATTTGGGATTATAGTTGTACTTGTGATTGTGGCGGTAGTCATCAGTTGTAATAGATACACAGAGAACTGGACGACTACTGCAGGGTACCCTACTACAAGCAACATGCCCACCACCTGGCATCCAGAATCAAGCCTGCCTAAAACCACCCATCATCCAACCAACTTTACTTCTGTAGATACCACACCCAATCCTGGCAATGGCACCTAG
- the LOC121398921 gene encoding uncharacterized protein LOC121398921 isoform X2: MMAYKHVVGIFSRDTRDAFDWLDRFLLTIPGVNDVRTIHITNTNYIEVMEEAYKCTFAILYHSKNRGRINVADVTDALYDKELDDLSRCLGRDRVIVVIDDVEDSCLEAKNNILQKQPSIGRLTIELYLFGDQDKNYQGEASNFTGNKLVHMKRLISGKINKDHRPETSVNMDNYVPYTDKSRKNIIGFLKNYGVMIFGIIVVLVIVAVVISCNRYTENWTTTAGYPTTSNMPTTWHPESSLPKTTHHPTNFTSVDTTPNPGNGT; encoded by the exons ATGATGGCATACAAGCATGTGGTCGGCATCTTTTCACGAGATACTCGGGATGCGTTTGATTGGCTAGACCGTTTCCTCCTGACCATACCTGGAGTGAATGACGTTCGAACTATACATATCACCAACACCAACTATATAGAGGTTATGGAGGAGGCCTATAAGTGCACCTTTGCCATCCTGTACCATTCCAAGAACAGAGGAAGGATAAATGTAGCCGACGTGACAGACGCTCTCTATGACAAAGAACTGGACGATTTGTCTCGTTGTCTAG GAAGAGATAGGGTCATTGTAGTGATAGATGATGTGGAGGACAGCTGTTTGGAGGCCAAGAACAATATCCTGCAGAAGCAGCCGAGCATTGGGAGACTGACCATAGAACTCTACCTCTTCGGTGACCAGGACAAGAATTATCAAGGAGAAGCATCAAATTTCACTGGAAACAAATTGGTTCATATGAAGAGGTTAATAAGTGGGAAAATCAACAAGGACCATCGTCCTGAAACCTCAG TAAACATGGACAACTATGTCCCGTATACC GACAAATCAAGAAAAAACATTATTGGCTTTTTAAAG AACTATGGAGTAATGATATTTGGGATTATAGTTGTACTTGTGATTGTGGCGGTAGTCATCAGTTGTAATAGATACACAGAGAACTGGACGACTACTGCAGGGTACCCTACTACAAGCAACATGCCCACCACCTGGCATCCAGAATCAAGCCTGCCTAAAACCACCCATCATCCAACCAACTTTACTTCTGTAGATACCACACCCAATCCTGGCAATGGCACCTAG